CCATTTCTAGTCCCTCGCCGAGTTTCACCACTGTCCCCACCGTTTCGTGACCGAGAATGAGCGGACGTGGGATCGGCAGTTGCCCTTTCCACAGATGCACATCGGTGCCGCAGATGCCGGCCATCTGCACGCGCACAAGCGCCGCGCCCGGCTCAATCTGATCCGGCAGCGGATACTCACGTATTTCCAACGGCTGATGAAAGTCCGGCATCACTGCCGCCTTCGCTGTTGCCATACCTCATCCTCCCTCCTTGAGAATGTGGCACAGGTGTTCCCGCCTGTGCTCCGTTTTTACTCTTCGTGGCATGCTGTTGCGCATGGGCGACTCCCATGTAAATGTGGCACAGGCGTTCCCGCCTGTGCTCGATTTTCATCCTTCGCGACGTGCTGTTAGACATGAGCGATTTCCCCTTGAGATGTTACACAGGTGTTCGCGCCTGTGCTCCACTCTCATCCTTCGTGGCGTGTCCTGTTGAGTCCGCTCGTAGCGAGTGCTCCCGGGTTTTCAATTTAACGCCTTCAAGAATTCGATCACGATATGATTAAAGGCCTCCGCGTGCTCGATGAAGAGTAGATGCCGCGCGCCCTCCAGCACGCGCAATTGCGAACCCGGAATGCTCGCGGCCAGACGGCGCGAATTCTCCGCCGGAACAATCGGATCATCGTCACCGGTCACAATCAACGTCGGTATGCGCAGCGACGGCAGGCGCGATTCCGTCTCAAACGTGAGGCAGGCGACGAATTGTCGCAACCAGGCTTCACGCGGCGGCAGATGCGCTCGCCTCACAGCAATGAACTCGTTGACCAGATCAGGATGCTCAGCGATGAATCGGTCGCTGAAGCGAAGCGAGAGCCCCTTTCGTAAGGCAACCTCCGGGTCCTCAGCTTCCAGCTCCGAGCGCATCTGCGCTGCCGTCTCCGCTGACATGAGCACGGCGTTTTTCCCACCGAAACTCGATGAGACGAGCACAAGGCTGGCCACCAGGTCGGGGTAACCGAGCGCCAACTCCTGCGCAATATATCCGCCCATCGAGTGGCCGAGCACGTGCGCCCGTTCGACCTTCAGAGCGCGAAGCAGCATGGCTGCATCGTCAGCCATCATCTTAATCGTGTACTCTGTGTCAGGTTTGTCGGACTGGCCCGCGCCTCGATTATCAAAGGCAATGGTGACGAATTCCCTGGCCAGCGCCGGAATCTGCCGATACCAGCTCCAGGCGCCGAATCCCAATCCGGCAATGAGCAGCAACGGAAGTCGCCCAGAATGCTCGTGGGATTCGCCGCCGTGAATTTCGTAATAAAGCTCGATCTCGTTGACTTTGATCTTCGGCATGTTCGCTTGCATTCAGCATTCAGCTCAAATTCAAGACCAGCACGCGCGGTTCGGTCATCTCTTCGATAGCCGAGCGCACGCCTTCGCGGCCAAACCCGGAATCTTTCACACCTCCATACGGCATGTGATCGGCACGATAGGTCGGCACATCGTTCGCCATGAGTCCGCCGACTTCGATCATCTGATAGGCGCGAACGATGCGGTTCACATCACGAGTGAAGACGCCCGCCTGCAATCCATAGCGCGAGGCATTGATCCATCGGAGAGCTTCTTCAAAATCGGTATAACGGCTTACGATGACAATGGGCGCGAATACTTCCTCGCAGCTTACTTTCATCTCCGGCGCAACATCAGTGAGCACCGTCGGCATGAGAAATGCGCCACTGCGTTCACCGCCGATAAGGACCTTCGCGCCGGCCTGAACCGCTTCACGAATCCAGCTCTCGGCGCGTTCGGCGGCAGCCACGTTGATCATCGGACCGACATCGGTGGTTTCATCCTTCGGATCGCCGACGATCAGGTTTCTGACGCCCTCCAGCACCCGCGCCAGAAATGGTTCGTACACAGCCTCATGCGCGTAGATGCGCTGCACGGAGATGCAGGTTTGACCGGCGTAAGCAAACCCGCCTTGCACCGAGCGTCGCGCCGCGTAATCGAGGTCAGCATCCTCATGCACGATGACAGCGGCGTTTCCACCGAGTTCCAACGTGACTTTCTTTTTCGGCACTTGTGCTTTCAACATCCAGCCGACAGCGGCGCTGCCGGTGAACGTGAGTTTCTTGATGCGCTCGTCGGCGAGCATCCGTCCGGCGACATCGTTAGAGCAGGGAAGGACGCTCAAGCCCCCGTCAGGCCAACCCACCGCGCACACCAGTTCGCCCAGCCGCAACGCCGACAGCGGTGTCTGCGGCGCTGGCTTGATGATGATGGGATTGCCCGAAGCGAGCGCCGGAGCCACCTTGTGCGCGACCAAATTCAGAGGGAAGTTGAACGGCGTGATGCCGAGAATCGGCCCGATGGGAAATCGGCGAACGATAGCCCAGCGATTCTCTGACCCGGCCAACCAATCAAGCGGCAGCAATTCGCCGCCCAATCGCTTGGCTTCTTCTGCTGCCACGGTGAATGTCTGCACGGCGCGAGTGACTTCAGTGCGCGCATCGCGTATTGGCTTGCCCGCTTCCAGTGTGATCAGTTCGGCCCATTCTTCTTTGCGTGCGGCCAGCTCGCTCGCTACGCGGCGAAGAACGTCCGCGCGCGCGTAAGATGGCAACTGTCGCGTCGTCTCAAACGCCGAAGCCGCCCGCGCAATCGCTTCGTCAGCATCGTGCGCCGACGCATAGTTGACCACGGCGATCACATCCTGATTGTACGGATTGCGAATCTCCACTTTCTCCGCCGACGTTCGCCGCTCGCCGCCCACGATGAAGGGATACTCTTTCGTCATAGTTCACCTCCCGCGCCGAGAGTTTTAACGACTCGCGGCGCAGGTCGCAACTCTTTCGCGTTCACCAATTCAACTTCAACGCAAATTGAATGACACGCGGGCCCGTGCTCGTGCTGGAAATTCGCCCAAATGCCGCCGACACCACGTTCGAGTCGGGATTGGCAAAACTCGGCGTGTTCGTCAGGTTGAAAAACTCGGTGCGAAATTCCAGGCGCGTTGTTTCTCGGATCGGAATGAACTTGATGAGGGAGAAATCGAGATTGCGCTGATCCGGGCCGCGCAGGATGTTTCGTCCCGTGTTGCCGAACGGCGCGCGCGGATCGAACGTCGCACCAAGCGGTGGCACAAACGCCGCCGTGTTGAAGAAACGATCGAGCCGCGCTATTACCGGCCCACTCAGCTCGGCTGAACCGTTGAATCCCGCTGCGAAATTAGCTCGCGTCAGATTTGTCCCACCGCCGCCACTGGTAGCAAACACAGTGAAGGGCAAGCCGGACTGAATCGCCGCAACGCCGGCGATTTGCCAATCGTTGAGCAGGCGCTGGCCAAGACCTGAAGCACCGCCGTAGAACTTCGGTAGGTCATAGACGAAGCTGTAGACGAACCGATGCGTGCGATCCCAATCCGAGAGCCCGCGATTCAACCGATGATTCTGCTGATCGCCGGGATTGGCCGCCAGATCGCCCGCCAGCGGCCCGGAATTCGTGTCTATGGATTTGCTGAGTGTATACGACGCGAGGAACGAGAGGCCGTGACTCAACCGCTTGGTCACCGACAGTTGCAGCGAATGGTAGTACGATTGGCCCGTCGTTTGAATCAAGTGTGTGCCCGCTGCGATATTGCCGTTGTTAGAAAATCCCGCCAGCGGCGTCACAAACTGCCCCGTCGCCGGATTAAAAACGGGCTGGTTGAGATTGAAAAGCTGCGTGAGCTTGATGCCGCGCGCTCCGACGTAGCCGACCTCCAGCAACAGGTTTCTGACTGCCTCCCATTGAACGTTCAAGTTGAATTGATGCGTGTAGGGCGTGCGAAAGCCTTGATCCAGATAGACGCCGGAAATGGGAAT
The sequence above is a segment of the Blastocatellia bacterium genome. Coding sequences within it:
- a CDS encoding alpha/beta hydrolase, which translates into the protein MPKIKVNEIELYYEIHGGESHEHSGRLPLLLIAGLGFGAWSWYRQIPALAREFVTIAFDNRGAGQSDKPDTEYTIKMMADDAAMLLRALKVERAHVLGHSMGGYIAQELALGYPDLVASLVLVSSSFGGKNAVLMSAETAAQMRSELEAEDPEVALRKGLSLRFSDRFIAEHPDLVNEFIAVRRAHLPPREAWLRQFVACLTFETESRLPSLRIPTLIVTGDDDPIVPAENSRRLAASIPGSQLRVLEGARHLLFIEHAEAFNHIVIEFLKALN
- a CDS encoding aldehyde dehydrogenase family protein, whose amino-acid sequence is MTKEYPFIVGGERRTSAEKVEIRNPYNQDVIAVVNYASAHDADEAIARAASAFETTRQLPSYARADVLRRVASELAARKEEWAELITLEAGKPIRDARTEVTRAVQTFTVAAEEAKRLGGELLPLDWLAGSENRWAIVRRFPIGPILGITPFNFPLNLVAHKVAPALASGNPIIIKPAPQTPLSALRLGELVCAVGWPDGGLSVLPCSNDVAGRMLADERIKKLTFTGSAAVGWMLKAQVPKKKVTLELGGNAAVIVHEDADLDYAARRSVQGGFAYAGQTCISVQRIYAHEAVYEPFLARVLEGVRNLIVGDPKDETTDVGPMINVAAAERAESWIREAVQAGAKVLIGGERSGAFLMPTVLTDVAPEMKVSCEEVFAPIVIVSRYTDFEEALRWINASRYGLQAGVFTRDVNRIVRAYQMIEVGGLMANDVPTYRADHMPYGGVKDSGFGREGVRSAIEEMTEPRVLVLNLS